The region ACCCACTTTTGGGTCACACGGAGAATTATAGGTCAAAGAACCTTCAGGGATTCCCAGTCTACATATCCTAATAATGGTTCAGGACATCTAGGATCcatctgttttttttaatcatatataagatttaaaaaatgagtgcATAACGTTTTGATGTTCCTTGTAGTTTGCTTTATATCACATCCTAACTAATGCTTGCCACTTTCATGAAATCAAGATAGCTACACCGTGTTTCACATCCTATCTTTACTGGTTACAGTTATAGCCATCCACAACTATTGCTTTCAATCAGTGAAAAAAAGGAATACTATTGTCCATCCATTGAATGATAAATTGATAATTGGTGATCAAGGCTTGACTATGCAAGCACTGAGTTTGTCCAGTTCCCTCCATACCTTCATTTCCATCTAGCGAGAActtatattcatttaaaaaaaaaaatgaacaaagcAACAACTTGTCATATTTTATAGAGCTTTTTTACTTCTCGCGCATTTTAGTGCATGGGGGTCACTTTCTCTCAACAAAAGAAAGTCATAAGCGCATGATGAAGATCCCTGAGGGAGTGCTATGACTCACCAGTAAAAGAAAGGCTGGCCAGCCTTGCTGCTGCACCATTCGTCGAAGTAGCAATGCAAATTATGGCCCATAACGATGTCTTGGATCAATCTACaccacaacaaagaaaaaaattgaaattattcatcaaaatttttagCAGCAAAAAGAACAAAGTCAAAATTTCAACTCTCTATAGGAACTAAAAATGATCACTTCTTAGGAACATTAAAGATTACAATTTTTCTCCTCCTGAATTTTTAAGCAAAAGCCTAATAAAGCACTTATCTTTGAACTAACAATGAGAAGCATATTAGattcatttcttaaaaaaaaaaggttgataACTCACGGCTTCAATCCAATGCTGAAAAGCCAACTTCAGGGCTCTCTCGTCCTTGGACAAACCATTACCCACCTGAGCAAAAGCAGACCACAAAAGAGTACATACCCATAAGCACCAACACGACATGACtcaatgttttcattcattgccacaaaagaaaaataataaaattaataatttattgataaacaagaaacaaactaaaccTTGGAGGCGTTCAAGGAAACACGATTCCACCGCGAGATCGCCGTCTCCGGCTTCAAATAGTTGAAAAAGGACACCGTGCTATGGTTCAACCTCACGTAATCAATCGCTTGCCACCTTTCCCAATAATCACcccaaaaaaatcacaaaaaaatgaaGCCAAAAACCAGGCATCGATTCTCAAAACCCTACCAGAGCTCCTCAACAACGACAGCAGAATCAGCAAGCCGGCGCCGTGTCCGGTAGCTCCGGTACACTTTCTGAACCTTCGTCGCCGCTTTGGTTTCCGATCCATCCATCATCATCACCTCCGAAGTCTTCGATTCAAGAGTACCATCACAGCCCCCAATGTTCTCAGACGCTTCGAGTCCCAAAGCAGCAGGAACATCAACCACCATCGAGGCCTCAATCTCGGTCCCCGATACAAATCGGCCATCCACCGAGCGAGGAAATGCAGCCGTCGATGTATCGAAGTGCGCCATCACCACGGTCTCCACCTCCATTCGAGGGTTTCTATATAGAGCTCTATCGAAAGCCAGAAAAAACAGTGAATCGAGAGAAGCGGGATGACAAACAAGTGGAGCAATCTGTTGCCTTTTATAGAAGGCCAAGtgtttctattattattatattattattattattaatattaatattattgattgatttaaaaaaaaaaatatttaagtagtgagaaataaaaattataaataaaataaaaaataaataaatatttttttaagtagtgAATAATCGAGGAAACAGCAACAAAAGAGCacgacaaaaataataaaaattatgcgATATAGATGGGTCCCAGTCACCGTCATAAGTCAGCGACCACCTAAAGAGACGTCAATTTCTCAGCCAGTCACTGCCGTCACTTATCACCGTTTCACTCCGTTACTCCTCCGACTTACTCCTGCCCATCTGCCactataaataaacaatatatttattaaaactaattCTTAAAACATTAGTTATATTAATTACCATAACCAACTGTCCTTGTGAACGGACCCTACAGAGGACCCAGCCATTAGGATTACAAATGAATTAAGTTGTTTGTGAACTACTTCGAGTTCgattttctaaacaaataagGCTCATTAAAACTCGTAGGTGTTTATGAACCTACTCAATCGCCTTTATTGTGTATGCTGTAGTGTGAGTGCACgccctctaaatttttttgatatttttaaatcaagagAAATGCTGTAGTTTTGttggatttaaattaaataccTACCGtcgttctatatatatatatagtgccattattgtaaataatattgaataataattatgtgcagttaataaaaataattctacacaattttatatattattataatataacatctaccatcaaatatttttaaaaaataataactctaaaaatatacttagttaaaatatatatagatagatacaAGCATACATCTATGTTTGTACTATATATGTTTCATGAATATTATAAACTAATTAACATACTTCTAATGCTTTTTTGAACTCGagtttgtaattaattttatcaagTTAAGTTTGAGCACTTCTAAGCTCAGCTCAAATAGATTTCCTACCACAATGAGTAATTCTTCAAATACTGATTGGTAATACTATAAAAAAGATAATCCACTTTGAGATCTTCTAATTGTTATTAACATCtaagatattaatatttttattttttcacatgTTCTATTTAACTATTGGTAGATCATAAGGATCATGAGGCTTCTCATCGTAATATTTAACTTACTCgttgtctgtttttttttaaactgtaTTTTGTTTCAGGAAAATATAAAGTTTatccaattttatttattatatatacatatcaaatcAACTAAACAACAATGCAATCTATTCATATactaaatattaaaagaaaaaagaataatataaatcaatttataaacatcacttcattcaaaaaaaaaattatatagatcACATCCATGGCTTGTCAACAAGATGGTTGATGTATACATTTTCTTCCTTCCAGATAATACTATAATAACCAAAGGAGACAAAGGACAACCTCAATGTtatgaaacataaatatttacaacTAACTTTAGCTTACTTGTCTAAGGTATAATGGTATATAGATATTGTACTTATAAATATGACCAACGGATATTTAACTCATCACTTGAAGTGCAAGATGACAAAAATGTAGCACGCATTgagatataattaattaaccattTGATCAAGTCTGTTTAATATTTGAGGTAAGTGTTAGGTTGATTCATAATCAAAGTTTAAACCAATTAGCTACGTATAAGTTTCAAACAGTTTTCAATTAATTGGCTACGTAGTTGCATTGCTAGTCTCTCATCAAACTTTAGACTAGCTTGTGGGTCTACAAGCCTACCTCTTCATGGCCCCACATTATCTTTCATAAAAGACTCATAGTCAAGCACTAAAGTTTTTATAGATTTGTTTTTCCTTAGTTTATTTAGTAATTAGTTCAGCCGACctcatgcaatatatatatttttaaaaaaattatgaacaaGTCAGTCATCATGCGATGGATgctttaaaaacattattattatttttggttatatatatatatgagctggATCATGGGTTACAAATGTTAAATACCAGTTGTCTCTTGGTTTATTAATACGAGTCCTTCACacataaaattcttatttttggGAGATTTGAGATCGAAacatatgtaaaataaaatcacgATATTGTTGAGCTCACGGATGTGCTCCACATTAATGTACGTCCCAGATTATCATTTTAAATGGAGGTGTTGATTGTCTAttgttaacaatatatatatatatatatatatatatataatggtataAGTAAAGCTTGATACTCTGaaaaagattgagataattTGGTGATCGTCCATCTTAATTTGTTGGTTGGTGTGATCCATAGGATAATTCCAGGATGAACAAAACAAGTGGCCATTGATAGTCCaacttttgatttgatttttttgactGAGATTGATATTTTTGTGTGAGCTAGAGTTGAATTAAATCATTCCAAGTCAAAAAAACAGAGCatagaaaaattatatgttaTTCTATTTATATGCACGCCTAAACATATGATGCACATTTTGGAGTTAAACTATTAAACTTGATATATGACAGGTTTGACTTCAACATTGAAATTATAgagttaaatatatttttaaattatatgaatcattttattatatttgtaaaaaaataaataatataaataaatcattacatAATCATTATATCTCAGgcacacattaaaaaaattaaaacgtaACTCTTCTCTGTGTATGACATATGAGTCAAATATTTTATCGTTTTAGTATTACGTTAATgataaaatcatgatttaataTGAGTATGTGTTTATCTATAAATCCATGCATTTAATGTTTGgattccaaaataaatatctagATGCCAATGTGTTGAGTTTATCCATAGATGAATTTAAATAGTGAAATACCTAATTTGGGTTGCTGCAGTGCACCTG is a window of Dioscorea cayenensis subsp. rotundata cultivar TDr96_F1 chromosome 5, TDr96_F1_v2_PseudoChromosome.rev07_lg8_w22 25.fasta, whole genome shotgun sequence DNA encoding:
- the LOC120260695 gene encoding LOW QUALITY PROTEIN: IQ domain-containing protein IQM3-like (The sequence of the model RefSeq protein was modified relative to this genomic sequence to represent the inferred CDS: deleted 1 base in 1 codon) translates to MEVETVVMAHFDTSTAAFPRSVDGRFVSGTEIEASMVVDVPAALGLEASENIGGCDGTLESKTSEVMMMDGSETKAATKVQKVYRSYRTRRRLADSAVVVEELWWQAIDYVRLNHSTVSFFNYLKPETAISRWNRVSLNASKVGNGLSKDERALKLAFQHWIEAIDPRHRYGHNLHCYFDEWCSSKAGQPFFYWLDLGEGRNVDIKECPRAVLRQQCIKYLGRLEREQYEYVPIDGKIVHKLTGELLHTSKDSGGGKWIFVMSTSKKLYAGEVST